A single window of Streptomyces sp. NBC_00464 DNA harbors:
- a CDS encoding alpha/beta fold hydrolase: MTVPDSSAFRPVGPEDRAGHEKPAGPAGPAPIPASPAPGGPSGPAAAAGGPVRIEGPWTHRDVAANGARFHIAEMGEGPLVLLLHGFPQFWWTWRHQLPALADAGFRAVAMDLRGVGGSDRTPRGYDPANLALDITGVIRSLGEPDAALVGHDMGGYLAWTAAVMRPKLVRRLVVSSMPHPRRWRSSMLSDFAQSRAGSYIWGFQRPWVPERQLVADDAALVGRLIHEWAGPGTAEFPDDATLDVYRRAMSIPSTAHCSIEPYRWMVRSLARPDGIQFNRRMKRPVRVPTLHLHGSLDPAVRTRSSAGSGEYVEAPYRWRLFDGLGHFPHEEDPAGFSAELISWLKDSEPDR, translated from the coding sequence ATGACGGTCCCCGATTCCAGCGCATTCCGCCCTGTGGGCCCGGAAGACCGGGCAGGCCACGAGAAGCCGGCCGGTCCGGCGGGCCCCGCCCCCATCCCGGCCTCCCCGGCCCCAGGTGGCCCGTCGGGCCCCGCTGCCGCGGCCGGCGGCCCCGTCCGCATCGAAGGCCCCTGGACCCACCGGGACGTCGCGGCCAACGGTGCCCGCTTCCACATCGCCGAAATGGGGGAAGGGCCCCTGGTCCTCCTCCTGCACGGCTTTCCGCAGTTCTGGTGGACCTGGCGCCACCAGCTCCCGGCACTCGCCGACGCGGGCTTCCGGGCCGTTGCGATGGACCTGCGCGGAGTGGGCGGCAGCGACCGGACGCCACGCGGTTACGACCCCGCCAACCTGGCGCTCGACATCACCGGCGTCATCCGCTCACTCGGCGAGCCGGACGCCGCGCTGGTCGGCCACGACATGGGCGGCTACCTGGCCTGGACGGCCGCGGTGATGCGTCCGAAGCTGGTGCGCCGGCTGGTCGTCTCCTCGATGCCGCATCCGCGCCGGTGGCGCTCCTCGATGCTCTCCGACTTCGCCCAGTCGCGCGCGGGCTCGTACATCTGGGGCTTCCAGCGGCCGTGGGTGCCGGAGCGTCAGCTCGTGGCGGACGATGCGGCGTTGGTGGGGCGGCTGATCCACGAGTGGGCCGGACCGGGCACGGCGGAGTTCCCCGACGACGCGACGCTGGACGTCTACCGGCGCGCCATGTCCATCCCCTCGACCGCGCACTGCTCGATCGAGCCCTACCGCTGGATGGTGCGTTCGCTGGCTCGACCGGACGGCATCCAGTTCAACCGGCGCATGAAGCGGCCGGTGCGGGTGCCCACCCTGCATCTGCACGGTTCACTCGATCCGGCGGTCCGAACCCGGAGCTCGGCGGGGTCCGGCGAATACGTCGAGGCGCCGTACCGTTGGCGACTTTTCGACGGTCTGGGGCACTTCCCCCACGAGGAGGATCCGGCCGGGTTCTCCGCCGAACTCATCAGCTGGCTCAAGGATTCCGAGCCCGATCGCTAG
- the nhaA gene encoding Na+/H+ antiporter NhaA, which produces MATPTPAPPSPRRTFLGRLPLPERNYLTDALRTETVGGVILLVAAVGALIWANTFGSSYSSVSHFHIGPGSLGLHLSVAHWAADGLLAVFFFVAGVELKRELVAGELRDPKAAALPVVAALCGMAVPAVVYTLVNVIGNGSTDGWAVPTATDIAFALAVLAVIGTSLPSALRAFLLTLAVVDDLFAILIIAVFFTENIDFIALIGAFVGLAVFYLLLRLNVRGWYVYVPLALVIWGLMYNSGVHATIAGVAMGLMLRCTRREGEDHSPGERIEHLVRPLSAGFAVPLFALFSAGVSLSGGALAGVFTRPETLGVVLGLVAGKTIGIFGGTWLATRFTKAELNKDLAWADVFAVASLAGIGFTVSLLIGELAFVGDDDMINEIKASVLIGSLIAAVLSGVLLKLRVRRYRELFDAEELDEDASGVPDIYEQDDPEYHLRMAALYEKKAAEHRRLAQLAGAASSKPDSPA; this is translated from the coding sequence GTGGCCACGCCCACCCCCGCACCCCCCTCCCCGCGTCGCACCTTCCTGGGACGCCTGCCGCTCCCCGAGCGCAACTACCTCACCGACGCCCTGCGCACGGAGACCGTCGGCGGAGTCATCCTGCTGGTCGCCGCCGTGGGCGCACTCATCTGGGCGAACACCTTCGGATCGAGCTACTCGTCGGTCAGCCATTTCCACATCGGGCCCGGGTCGCTCGGCCTCCATCTCTCCGTGGCGCACTGGGCGGCCGACGGACTGCTCGCGGTCTTCTTCTTCGTGGCGGGTGTCGAGCTCAAGCGCGAACTCGTCGCGGGTGAGCTGCGCGACCCGAAGGCGGCCGCGCTCCCGGTCGTCGCCGCGCTGTGCGGAATGGCCGTGCCGGCCGTCGTCTACACGCTGGTGAACGTGATCGGCAACGGCTCCACGGACGGCTGGGCCGTCCCCACGGCCACCGACATCGCCTTCGCGCTCGCCGTCCTCGCCGTCATCGGCACCTCGCTGCCGTCCGCGCTCCGCGCGTTCCTGCTGACCCTCGCCGTCGTCGACGACCTCTTCGCGATCCTGATCATCGCGGTGTTCTTCACCGAGAACATCGACTTCATCGCTCTCATCGGCGCCTTCGTCGGTCTGGCCGTCTTCTATCTGCTGCTGCGGCTGAACGTGCGCGGCTGGTACGTCTACGTACCGCTCGCCCTGGTCATCTGGGGGCTGATGTACAACAGCGGCGTCCACGCCACCATCGCCGGTGTCGCCATGGGCCTGATGCTGCGCTGCACCCGGCGCGAGGGCGAGGACCACTCCCCCGGCGAACGCATCGAACACCTGGTCCGCCCGCTGTCCGCCGGTTTCGCCGTACCGCTCTTCGCGCTCTTCTCCGCCGGGGTCTCCCTCTCAGGCGGCGCGCTGGCCGGCGTGTTCACCCGGCCCGAAACGCTCGGTGTCGTCCTGGGACTCGTCGCCGGCAAGACCATCGGCATCTTCGGCGGTACGTGGCTGGCCACCCGGTTCACCAAGGCGGAGCTGAACAAGGACCTGGCCTGGGCCGATGTATTCGCGGTCGCCTCACTCGCCGGCATCGGCTTCACCGTCTCGCTGCTGATCGGGGAGCTCGCCTTCGTCGGCGACGACGACATGATCAACGAGATCAAGGCGTCGGTTCTCATCGGTTCGCTGATTGCCGCCGTACTCTCCGGTGTACTGCTCAAACTGCGGGTACGCAGATACCGGGAGCTGTTCGACGCCGAGGAACTCGACGAGGACGCGTCCGGGGTCCCGGACATCTACGAGCAGGACGATCCGGAGTACCACCTGCGAATGGCCGCGCTGTACGAGAAGAAGGCGGCCGAGCACCGCCGCCTTGCCCAACTGGCGGGGGCAGCGAGCAGCAAGCCGGACAGTCCGGCATGA
- a CDS encoding SulP family inorganic anion transporter — MSACVPTRHDHSSRSSRPPRSSGVKRPHSPPPPHRGGRFRIAGADLSASITVFLLAVPMSLGLAVAMDAPLEAGLISAAVGGIVAGLLGGTPLQVSGPSAGLTVVTAELIQVYGWRTTCAITIGAGLLQIVLGSLRAARSALAVSPAIVHGTLAGIGVAIALAQLHIVLGGTPQSSAVSNALHLPAQLERVGPAAPLIGALTVGILVLWPRIPGRSGRIMRRVPAALASVAVATAVAALAAPSIARVDLPSWRSHALPEMPQGPVLGLATAVFTMMLVASLESLLAAVAVDKLTADRNRERSTGPAVESDSGHPGGRTADASETGSAAAAPRAKRSDLDRELRAQGIANAVSGLLGGLAVSGGAVRSSANVRAGATGRASTVLHGVWVLLATGLLVTALEWIPLAALGALVMVVGIQMVNFAHIRNVHRHREFLVYGATITGVLLFGVLKGVAIGIAVAVAVALHRLARTRITVSDRDGKHLVIVRGQLTFLAVPRLSRALGQLPHDADVVVELDGFFMDHAAYELIHDWSNAHAAHGGRVAFTGRSGGRIAEPASAAHSCCRPWTPWRNHHCHDRPEHVPVAGPGASTHTYADADSGTGTGTRTDGGTGTSAATPVTHVAAAAADMTDAVPVHPATGARQAAPTPVHTNRDAQDSDAEARPGSLLAPEAPGHAEGHTTGPVPDHAAAHAPDRAPDRAGEFAPDHVAARPRPTGSQRLVSGLSSFQRNTAPLVREELARLAEEGQRPSQLFITCADSRLVTSMITASGPGDLFTVRNIGNLVPSPDSEAGDHSVGAAIEYAVDVLGVESITICGHSGCGAMNALLGTRPEGPETALWRWLRHGLPSLERMASRDRSWARISGRLPADAVEQLCLTNVVQQLDHLRAHTSVSRRLAEGTLQLHGMYFHVAEAQSYLLTEGANAGSGLDEVFDPIRPSHPFPSAEPVGPSHPAELARTSA, encoded by the coding sequence ATGTCTGCCTGCGTCCCCACTCGTCATGACCACTCATCCCGCAGTTCGCGCCCTCCCCGATCCTCGGGAGTCAAGCGCCCTCACAGCCCGCCACCGCCGCACCGCGGCGGACGATTCCGCATCGCTGGCGCCGACCTGTCCGCATCGATCACTGTCTTTCTGCTCGCCGTCCCCATGTCGCTCGGCCTGGCCGTCGCCATGGACGCCCCGCTGGAGGCAGGCCTCATCTCCGCCGCAGTCGGCGGCATCGTCGCCGGACTGCTCGGCGGCACCCCTTTGCAGGTCTCCGGCCCGTCCGCCGGACTGACCGTGGTGACAGCCGAGTTGATCCAGGTCTACGGCTGGCGCACCACCTGTGCGATCACCATCGGCGCAGGTTTGCTGCAGATCGTGCTGGGCTCTCTACGGGCCGCGCGCAGCGCACTGGCCGTCAGTCCCGCCATCGTCCATGGCACGCTCGCCGGCATCGGCGTGGCGATCGCACTCGCCCAACTGCACATCGTGCTCGGCGGTACGCCGCAGAGCTCGGCCGTCTCCAACGCCCTTCATCTGCCCGCCCAGTTGGAGCGCGTAGGGCCGGCGGCACCATTGATCGGCGCGCTCACCGTCGGGATCCTGGTGCTGTGGCCGCGAATCCCGGGACGGTCCGGACGGATCATGCGGCGAGTCCCGGCAGCCCTGGCCTCGGTGGCCGTGGCCACTGCGGTGGCCGCGCTCGCGGCGCCCTCGATCGCCCGGGTCGACCTGCCGTCCTGGCGCTCGCACGCACTGCCTGAGATGCCCCAGGGACCTGTGCTCGGCCTGGCGACCGCCGTATTCACGATGATGCTGGTGGCCAGTCTGGAATCGCTGCTCGCCGCTGTCGCTGTGGACAAGCTGACTGCCGACCGGAACCGCGAGCGGTCGACCGGGCCCGCCGTCGAGAGCGACAGCGGTCATCCCGGCGGACGCACCGCCGATGCCTCCGAGACGGGTTCCGCCGCAGCCGCCCCCCGGGCCAAACGCTCCGACCTCGACCGGGAGCTACGCGCACAGGGCATCGCCAACGCCGTATCCGGCCTGCTCGGCGGACTGGCGGTCTCCGGCGGCGCGGTGCGAAGCTCGGCAAATGTACGGGCCGGAGCGACCGGGCGCGCGTCCACCGTGCTGCACGGCGTCTGGGTCCTGCTCGCCACCGGCCTGCTGGTCACCGCGCTGGAGTGGATCCCGCTGGCCGCCCTCGGCGCGCTGGTCATGGTGGTTGGCATCCAGATGGTGAACTTCGCCCACATCCGTAACGTTCACAGGCACCGGGAATTCCTGGTGTACGGCGCGACAATCACCGGCGTGCTGCTCTTCGGCGTACTCAAGGGTGTGGCGATCGGCATCGCCGTGGCGGTGGCCGTCGCCCTGCACCGGCTGGCCCGCACCCGGATCACCGTTTCCGACCGTGATGGAAAGCATCTGGTGATCGTGCGGGGACAGTTGACGTTTCTCGCTGTGCCCCGTCTCAGCAGAGCGCTGGGCCAGCTGCCTCATGACGCGGACGTGGTCGTCGAGTTGGACGGCTTCTTCATGGATCACGCGGCATACGAGCTGATCCATGACTGGAGCAATGCTCATGCCGCCCACGGTGGCCGGGTCGCCTTCACCGGCAGGTCCGGAGGCAGAATCGCCGAACCCGCCTCTGCCGCGCATTCCTGTTGCCGCCCCTGGACCCCCTGGCGCAACCACCACTGCCACGACCGGCCGGAGCATGTGCCCGTCGCCGGCCCGGGAGCGAGTACGCATACGTATGCGGATGCAGACAGCGGTACGGGTACGGGTACACGTACGGACGGCGGTACGGGAACGAGCGCAGCGACGCCCGTGACTCATGTCGCTGCGGCTGCGGCCGACATGACCGACGCCGTTCCCGTCCACCCCGCTACAGGCGCACGGCAAGCAGCGCCCACACCTGTGCATACAAACCGGGACGCCCAGGACTCGGACGCCGAGGCACGGCCCGGCTCCCTCCTCGCCCCCGAGGCACCCGGTCACGCCGAGGGACACACGACCGGTCCCGTACCGGACCACGCAGCGGCCCACGCACCAGATCGCGCACCGGATCGCGCGGGCGAGTTCGCGCCGGATCATGTGGCTGCCCGGCCGCGCCCGACCGGCAGTCAACGGCTGGTCAGCGGCCTCAGTTCGTTTCAGCGCAATACGGCTCCGCTGGTCCGTGAGGAGCTGGCAAGACTCGCCGAGGAGGGGCAGCGCCCCTCGCAGCTGTTCATCACCTGCGCGGATTCCCGGCTGGTGACGAGCATGATCACGGCGAGCGGTCCCGGTGACCTGTTCACGGTCCGCAACATCGGCAATCTCGTGCCATCGCCCGATTCCGAGGCCGGCGACCACTCGGTCGGTGCGGCCATTGAGTACGCGGTGGATGTGCTGGGAGTCGAGTCGATCACCATCTGCGGGCACTCCGGCTGCGGCGCGATGAACGCGTTGCTGGGCACCAGGCCGGAGGGCCCGGAGACTGCTCTCTGGCGCTGGCTCCGGCACGGGCTCCCCAGCCTGGAGCGGATGGCCTCGCGCGACCGGTCCTGGGCCCGGATCTCCGGCCGGCTGCCCGCCGATGCGGTGGAGCAGCTCTGCCTCACCAACGTCGTCCAACAGCTCGACCATCTGCGGGCCCATACGTCGGTTTCACGACGCCTCGCCGAAGGCACCCTTCAACTCCATGGCATGTATTTCCATGTGGCCGAGGCCCAGTCGTATCTGCTGACAGAGGGCGCGAATGCCGGCAGCGGGCTCGACGAGGTGTTCGACCCGATCAGGCCGTCCCATCCATTTCCTTCAGCTGAGCCGGTTGGGCCATCCCATCCGGCCGAACTGGCGCGTACCAGCGCCTGA
- a CDS encoding NUDIX hydrolase yields MKTHEHSTDAATAAAGAEPGAAAAPGASHDAREAARTTADDARDDAAIDVTAEGLPGWLDPVARAARTIEPQQLSRFLPPASGAGRQSAVLVLFGEGARGPELLLMERAGSLRSHPGQPSFPGGSLDPADGDQETTGPLRAALREAEEETGLDPHGVQIFGVLPRLYIPVSSFVVTPVLGWWRSPSPVGVVDPAETARVFTVPVADLTDPANRVTTRHPSGHCGPAFLVESALVWGFTAGVIDRILHFAGWERPWDRAKQVPLDWRA; encoded by the coding sequence ATGAAGACGCATGAACACAGCACGGACGCGGCCACCGCCGCGGCAGGGGCCGAGCCCGGTGCGGCGGCCGCACCGGGCGCGTCACACGACGCGCGCGAAGCCGCCCGCACCACCGCAGACGATGCCCGGGACGACGCCGCGATCGACGTCACGGCCGAGGGCCTGCCCGGCTGGCTGGACCCCGTCGCCCGAGCGGCGCGCACCATCGAGCCGCAGCAGCTCAGCCGCTTTCTGCCGCCCGCGAGCGGTGCCGGGCGGCAGTCCGCCGTGCTCGTCCTGTTCGGCGAGGGCGCACGCGGGCCGGAGCTGCTCCTGATGGAGCGCGCCGGAAGCCTGCGTTCCCACCCGGGCCAGCCGTCCTTCCCCGGCGGCTCCCTCGACCCGGCCGACGGCGACCAGGAGACGACAGGGCCGCTGCGGGCCGCGCTGCGCGAGGCGGAGGAGGAGACCGGTCTCGATCCGCACGGGGTGCAGATCTTCGGCGTGCTGCCCCGGCTCTACATCCCCGTGAGCAGCTTCGTGGTGACGCCCGTGCTCGGCTGGTGGCGTTCGCCCAGCCCGGTCGGGGTCGTCGATCCCGCCGAGACCGCCCGGGTCTTCACCGTTCCCGTGGCCGATCTCACTGATCCGGCCAACCGGGTGACCACGCGCCATCCCAGCGGCCATTGCGGCCCGGCATTTCTGGTCGAATCCGCACTCGTATGGGGGTTCACGGCCGGGGTGATCGACCGGATTCTGCACTTCGCGGGCTGGGAGCGCCCCTGGGACAGGGCCAAGCAGGTGCCGCTCGACTGGCGCGCATGA
- a CDS encoding MarP family serine protease, with protein sequence MNVLDILLLAGAVWFAVIGYRQGFVVGILSVIGFLGGGLVAVYLLPILWDQVTDGSEVSSTAAIVAVVIVIVCASVGQAFTTHLGNKLRRYITWSPARALDATGGSLVNVVAMLLVAWLIGSALAGTSLPTLGKEVRNSSVLLGISRVMPPQASTWFTDFSSVLAQNGFPQVFSPFANEPITEVRAPDPALAGSPVAARAKDSIVKVVGTAPSCGKVLEGTGFVFSDRRVMTNAHVVGGVDEPTVQIGGQGRLYDAKVVLYDWQRDIAVLDVPDLDAKPLRFTDTDHDAETGNSAIVAGFPENGSYDVRSARVRARIDASGPDIYHRGTVRRDVYSLFTTVRQGNSGGPLLTPDGKVYGVVFAKSLDDPDTGYALTADEIRQDITQGRTANQQVDSQGCAL encoded by the coding sequence GTGAACGTGCTGGACATCCTGCTGCTGGCCGGCGCCGTGTGGTTCGCGGTCATCGGCTACCGCCAGGGGTTCGTCGTCGGCATTCTGTCGGTGATCGGGTTCCTGGGCGGCGGTCTCGTCGCCGTCTATCTGCTGCCCATCCTGTGGGACCAGGTGACGGATGGCTCGGAGGTCTCGTCGACCGCGGCCATCGTCGCGGTCGTCATCGTGATCGTGTGCGCCTCGGTGGGCCAGGCCTTCACCACTCACCTGGGGAACAAGCTCCGCAGATACATCACGTGGTCGCCCGCGCGTGCCCTCGACGCGACGGGCGGCTCCCTCGTCAACGTCGTCGCGATGCTGCTGGTGGCCTGGCTGATCGGCTCCGCGCTGGCCGGTACGTCCCTGCCGACGCTGGGCAAGGAGGTCCGCAACTCCTCCGTCCTGCTCGGCATCTCCCGGGTCATGCCGCCCCAGGCCTCGACCTGGTTCACGGACTTCTCCTCGGTCCTCGCGCAGAACGGCTTCCCGCAGGTCTTCAGCCCGTTCGCCAATGAACCCATCACCGAGGTCAGGGCCCCCGACCCGGCCCTGGCCGGCAGCCCCGTCGCCGCCCGTGCCAAGGATTCGATCGTCAAGGTCGTCGGTACGGCCCCGAGCTGCGGCAAGGTCCTCGAAGGCACCGGATTCGTCTTCTCCGACCGCCGGGTGATGACCAACGCCCACGTCGTCGGCGGCGTCGACGAGCCGACCGTGCAGATCGGCGGCCAGGGACGGCTGTACGACGCGAAGGTCGTCCTCTACGACTGGCAGCGCGACATCGCCGTACTCGACGTGCCGGACCTCGACGCGAAGCCGCTGCGGTTCACCGACACCGACCACGATGCCGAGACCGGGAACAGCGCAATCGTCGCGGGGTTCCCGGAGAACGGCTCGTACGACGTACGCTCCGCGCGCGTCCGGGCCCGCATCGACGCGAGCGGGCCCGACATCTACCACCGGGGCACCGTCCGGCGCGATGTGTACTCGCTCTTCACGACGGTCCGTCAGGGCAATTCCGGCGGCCCGCTGCTGACGCCCGACGGCAAGGTGTACGGGGTCGTCTTCGCCAAATCGCTCGACGACCCCGACACCGGCTACGCCCTCACGGCCGACGAGATCCGCCAGGACATCACGCAGGGTCGTACGGCCAACCAGCAGGTCGACAGTCAGGGGTGCGCGCTCTAG
- a CDS encoding phage holin family protein, whose translation MSDPGNYAGSADRSLGQLVASATAELSALVHDEIALAKAEVRQDVKRGVIGSVAFIVTGVLILFAIPVLSFAAAYGIHNLGLGLAWSFLIVGGAFILLGILLALFGYAKFKKVKPPEKSIASAKQTAAVLQGVKPHPRATVGADAILPVGGSTLADKAIENRPVQDKASAVARSST comes from the coding sequence ATGAGCGACCCCGGCAATTACGCGGGCAGCGCCGACCGTAGTCTCGGCCAGCTGGTCGCCTCGGCGACGGCCGAACTGTCGGCGCTGGTGCACGACGAGATTGCCCTGGCCAAGGCCGAGGTGCGACAGGACGTCAAGCGCGGCGTCATCGGCAGCGTGGCGTTCATCGTCACGGGTGTGCTGATTCTGTTCGCCATCCCGGTGCTGAGCTTCGCGGCCGCGTACGGAATCCACAACCTGGGACTGGGGCTCGCCTGGTCGTTCCTGATCGTGGGCGGTGCGTTCATCCTGCTGGGGATCCTGCTCGCACTCTTCGGCTACGCCAAGTTCAAGAAGGTCAAGCCGCCGGAGAAGTCCATCGCCTCGGCCAAGCAGACCGCCGCCGTCCTGCAGGGCGTCAAGCCGCACCCGCGGGCGACCGTCGGCGCCGACGCGATCCTGCCGGTGGGCGGCAGCACACTTGCGGACAAGGCCATCGAGAACCGTCCGGTCCAGGACAAGGCGTCAGCTGTGGCACGCTCATCCACATGA
- the acs gene encoding acetate--CoA ligase, with the protein MPRDTTDTLGLGDVVSNESLANLLREERRFAPPADLAANANVTAEAYEQAKADRLGFWAEQARRLTWATEPTETLDWSNPPFAKWFADGELNVAYNCVDRHVEAGNGDRVAIHFEGEPGDSRAITYAELKDEVSRAANALTELGVGKGDRVAVYLPMIPEAAVAMLACARIGAAHSVVFGGFSADAIAARIQDADAKVVITSDGGYRRGKPSALKPAVDDAVSRIDSVEHVLVVRRTGQDTAWTEGRDVWWHEITARQSTEHTPEAFEAEQPLFILYTSGTTGKPKGILHTSGGYLTQAAYTHHAVFDLKPETDVYWCTADIGWVTGHSYIVYGPLANGATQVMYEGTPDTPHQGRFWEIVQKYGVTILYTAPTAIRTFMKWGDDIPAKFDLSSLRVLGSVGEPINPEAWMWYRKHIGADKCPIVDTWWQTETGAMMISPLPGVTETKPGSAQRALPGISATVVDDEAREVPDGGGGYLVLTEPWPSMLRTIWRDDQRFLDTYWSRFEGKYFAGDGAKKDEDGDIWLLGRVDDVMLVSGHNISTTEVESALVSHPAVAEAAVVGAADETTGQAIVAFVILRGTATASDDLVAELRNHVGTTLGPIAKPKRIMPVAELPKTRSGKIMRRLLRDVAENRALGDVTTLTDSSVMDLIQTQLPQSSSED; encoded by the coding sequence ATGCCCCGGGACACAACGGACACCCTGGGACTGGGAGATGTCGTGAGCAACGAAAGCTTGGCCAATCTGCTTCGTGAGGAGCGGCGGTTCGCACCGCCTGCCGATCTGGCCGCGAACGCCAACGTCACAGCGGAGGCGTACGAGCAGGCCAAGGCGGACCGGCTGGGCTTCTGGGCCGAGCAGGCCCGCCGCCTGACCTGGGCCACCGAGCCGACCGAGACGCTCGACTGGAGCAACCCGCCCTTCGCGAAGTGGTTCGCGGACGGCGAGCTCAACGTCGCGTACAACTGCGTGGACCGTCACGTCGAGGCGGGCAACGGCGACCGGGTCGCCATCCACTTCGAGGGCGAGCCCGGCGACAGCCGTGCCATCACCTACGCGGAGCTGAAGGACGAGGTCTCCCGCGCGGCGAACGCGCTGACCGAGCTCGGTGTCGGCAAGGGCGACCGCGTCGCCGTCTACCTGCCGATGATCCCCGAGGCCGCCGTAGCGATGCTGGCCTGCGCCCGCATCGGTGCCGCGCACTCGGTCGTCTTCGGCGGCTTCTCCGCCGACGCCATCGCCGCCCGCATCCAGGACGCGGACGCGAAGGTCGTCATCACCTCCGACGGCGGCTACCGCCGCGGCAAGCCCTCCGCGCTCAAGCCCGCGGTCGACGACGCCGTCTCCCGTATCGACAGCGTCGAGCACGTCCTCGTCGTCCGCCGCACCGGCCAGGACACCGCGTGGACCGAGGGACGCGACGTCTGGTGGCACGAGATCACCGCGCGCCAGTCCACCGAGCACACCCCCGAGGCGTTCGAGGCCGAGCAGCCGCTGTTCATCCTCTACACCTCGGGCACGACCGGGAAGCCCAAGGGCATCCTGCACACCTCCGGCGGCTACCTCACCCAGGCCGCTTACACCCACCATGCGGTCTTCGACCTGAAGCCCGAGACCGATGTCTACTGGTGCACCGCCGACATCGGCTGGGTGACCGGCCACTCCTACATCGTCTACGGGCCGCTGGCCAACGGTGCGACGCAGGTCATGTACGAGGGCACGCCCGACACCCCGCACCAGGGGCGCTTCTGGGAGATCGTCCAGAAGTACGGCGTCACGATCCTCTACACCGCGCCGACCGCGATCCGCACGTTCATGAAGTGGGGTGACGACATCCCCGCCAAGTTCGACCTGAGCAGTCTCCGGGTCCTGGGTTCGGTCGGTGAGCCGATCAACCCCGAGGCGTGGATGTGGTACCGCAAGCACATCGGCGCCGACAAGTGCCCGATCGTGGACACCTGGTGGCAGACCGAGACCGGCGCGATGATGATCTCGCCGCTCCCCGGCGTCACCGAGACCAAGCCGGGCAGCGCCCAGCGCGCCCTGCCGGGCATCTCCGCCACTGTCGTCGACGACGAGGCCCGCGAGGTACCGGACGGCGGAGGCGGCTACCTCGTCCTCACCGAGCCGTGGCCCTCCATGCTGCGCACCATCTGGCGCGACGACCAGCGGTTCCTCGACACCTACTGGTCCCGCTTCGAGGGCAAGTACTTCGCGGGCGACGGCGCCAAGAAGGACGAGGACGGCGACATCTGGCTGCTGGGCCGCGTCGACGACGTCATGCTCGTGTCCGGACACAACATCTCGACCACCGAGGTCGAATCCGCGCTCGTGTCGCACCCGGCAGTCGCCGAGGCCGCCGTCGTCGGCGCCGCCGACGAGACGACCGGCCAGGCCATCGTCGCGTTCGTCATCCTGCGCGGCACCGCCACCGCCTCCGACGACCTTGTCGCGGAACTCCGCAACCACGTCGGCACCACCCTCGGCCCCATCGCCAAGCCCAAGCGGATCATGCCGGTCGCCGAACTCCCCAAGACCCGCTCCGGCAAGATCATGCGACGCCTCCTCCGCGACGTCGCCGAGAACCGCGCCCTGGGCGACGTCACCACACTGACCGACTCCTCGGTCATGGACCTCATCCAGACCCAGCTGCCCCAGTCCTCCTCCGAGGACTGA